The nucleotide window GCGAGAGATTCAGTTTACGGTATTGATTTGGATAACAGGCTCGTAAAAACCACAAAGGTCAGCGCCTTTTTCAACGGCGATGGAGAGGCCACTATTGTGTGGGCTAACGGGTTGGGCAATTTTGAAAAATCAGATGAATATAGAGGTAAACTGAAGCAAATATCCACCCTCGACAGGAAGAACAACGGACAATTTGATATCCTTATCTCAAACCCGCCATACTCTGTTGAGGCTTTTAAAAGTATGCTCAAATATGGAAGCGAAACGTTTGAGCTTTTTGACCATATAACTGATAACAGTTCCGAAATCGAATGCCTCTTTATCGAGCGCATGAAACAGTTGCTGAAAGTTGGAGGTTGGGCGGGTATAATTCTGCCAAGTTCCATACTATCCAACGGCGGCATCCATTCGAGAGCGCGTGAAATCATATTCAAGTATTTCAATGTAAAAGCGATAGTAGAATTGGGCTCAGGCACGTTCATGAAAACCGGGACGAATACCGTTGTTCTTTTCCTTGAGCGCCGTTCCGATAACGATAGTATTGCTATTTCAAGGGCGATAGATACTTTCTTTGCCAATAAGAAGGATGTTACCGTTGCCGGAATAGAATATGCTTTTTCAAAATACGTTACGAATGTGTACGATGATTTATATTTCGAGGACTACATATCTTTTCTGAATAGCAATGCCAGTAGCCGGATGGTGAAGCATGAGCTATTTGCGGATTATGCAAAAGTGTTTGGCGATGATGTTTATGCAAAGGCATTTGAGATAGAGAAAGAAAAAATGCTCTACTTCCTTCTTACATATTCACAAAACATCGTTTTGGTGAAGACAGGCAAGAAACAGAAAGAAAAAGAATTTTTGGGGTATGAATTTAGTGAACGCCGGGGCCACGAGGGTATGAAGCGATTGCCCGGCGGGACGAAGCTATATGATGAATCCGGCGATTTGCTTAACCCACAAAAGGCAAATAGTTATATTTATAATGCGTTCCTTGGTAAAGAAGTGGATATAGATGAAAGTTTGTCCCAAAATGTGTCTTATGGCCGCATGAGTGGGTTTATTGACTATGGGACGGGCAAGTTTGACAGAGTTGTCAATTTAAATAAAAGAATCAAAATAGTTTCTAGCTATCCTATGGTAAAGTTGAGTGAAGTAGCTGAGAAGTTATTTGCTGGGGGAGATTTACCAAAAGGTAGATATTCTTTAAATGAAACACCCGAATATAAGATTCCTATTTTTGCTAATTCTGTAGAAAAAGATGGGTTATACGGTTATACTGACATTGCTAAAGTAGACGAAGAATGTGTAACAATATCGGCTAGAGGAACAATCGGTTTTGTAAAAGCAAGAAAAGCGCCTTTTTATCCTATTGTTAGGTTGCTTGTTTTAGTACCAAAGAAAGATTTTGCAATTAGCAAATATTTGGAATACATCATCTCCCATATGGGTGTAAATCAATTTGGAGTAAACATTCCTCAACTTACTGTTCCACAAGTATCGGAAATCAAAATCCCGATCCCACCGCTTGAAGTGCAGAAAAAAATTGTTGCGGAAATTGAAGCTATCGAGAATGAAGAAAACGCCACAAAAGAGCAGATTGAATCTGGAAAAGACAATATTAACTTAATTATAGATAATTGCTTCAATAGCGGTTTTGCAATGACAAAATTGGGTAGTATTGTGCAGTATTCAGAAGAGCGAATTGATTACCAAAAGCTATCTGCGAAAAATTATATTGGTGTCGATAATCTGCTGCCTAACATAGGTGGGAAAGTTGATTCTCAATATCTCCCCACAACAGGGAGTGTGACAGCTTATAAACAAAGTGACATATTATTGTCTAATATACGTCCATATTTGAAGAAAATTTGGTTTGCAAATAATGATGGTGGCAGTTCAAACGATGTACTCGTATTAACTGTGGTTTCCAAAGATATCATACCAAAGTATGTATATTACAACTTAGCAACTAATGATTTCTTTGATTACGAAATGCAGAATATCAAAGGAGTTAAAATGCCTCGCGCCAAAAAGGATACCATCTTGAATTATCAAATCCCACTTCCTCTGCTTGAAAAGCAAAAAGAAATCGTATCGGAGATAGAGAAACACGAAGCGGAAATCGGGACACTAAAAGGCAGACTGGGTGAACTGAAATCCATAAAAGACGGTGTGCTAAAAAAGTATTTGTAGTTTTATGTGATGCCAACATAATCACCATAATTAATAAAGCTACGACCAACTATAATTGGAAATAATGATTTCAAAAATACAAATGATGGGCATAATGCGAAGAGGAACACTGGCATCTATATTCACCTAACTTTCCATAATTTATAAGTCTAGGAGAGTGTTGCAAAACTCCCATAAAAGGCACACTAACCCCATAAAAATCTAGCAAGAGACCAATTAAAAAGCAGGGAATCCCCAGTATGCCGGCGAATATTAAAGATATAAGAAGCTACAAGGTGGTGATCTAAAATGCTGGGGCATAAAAACAACCAACTCAAATTCACAGATATAGATATACTACAAGCATGGGAGCAAAAACCCATAGTCCCTGAAGACAGCGTTTACTATGGTCTGTCCCAAGCAAACGAGATATTTAAAGACGAACTGTTTGCCGATGCATATTCCTTCTCCGGGCGGCCATCCATACCACCGAGCCGTTTAATTAAAGTGCTTTTACTGCAATTTTACGATAAAGTTTCCGACCGAGAAGCAGAAAACCGAGCCCGCTACGACTTGCGCTGGAAGGTAGCTTTGGGTATTTACATTGCAGAATCCGGTTTTAACTACAGTGCGTTATCCAGATTCCGGGCAAGATTGTTATTACACAAGAAAGAACATATTGCTTTTGAAGAGATCTTGGATGCGGTAATAGCCAAAGGGCTACTCCCCGGCAATTGCGCCAGACAAATAATGGATTCAACCTACGTACTCGGAGCCGGTGCTGTACAGGACACCTATACCTTAATCCGGATGGCTATCAGAAAACTTCAAACAACAAGCGGTTAAACCTGAGCACACTGCTGCCAAAGCCTTTAAATCTTGATTATCAGAGCAAAAACAAACCAAAAATCAACTGGGAAGATCCCGCCGGGCGCAATAAATTACTTAATGAATTGTGCCAAGATGCCTTGCAGATTGTTGAGACAGTTGACAAACTAAAACTTACCAAATAAGAACAGGAATTAAGAGATATTTTAGCTGCGGTAGCCATCCAGGATATAGAACAACAAAAGGACGATACAGTCAAACTAAAACAAGGAGTGGTCAAAGACCGGATTATTTCCACCAACGACCCGGAGATGCGGCACGGCCGCAAATCCAGTGCCCGCAAATTTGATGGTTACAAAACCCATACTGCCATGGAAACAGATAATAACTTTATTACCGAAATCGAAGTCACACCAGGTAACGTTCATGACTGTGAAGCAGCCGCTCCGTTAGTGGACCAGCAACCCGAAGAGCGAAAACCGGATACAGTCTTGTGTGACATGGCCTATGGCACAGGTCAAAACAGAGAAGATATGGAAAAGCGCCAGGTTAAAATAATTTGTCCCGTACCCACAGACTCCGGACGAAACGGCTGTTTTCCCAAGTCAGCATTTAAAATAGATTTAGATGCCCAAACCTGCCAGTGTCCTGCCGGTAAAATAGTGACTGAGAAAATATATGATAAGAAAACAAATCGCTTGAAAGTGTTTGTATTTTCACAGGAACAATGTCAAAACTGCCCTCTGCTAAATCAGTGTACCAAAAGCAAAAAAGGCAGACGTACCATCACAGTAAACCAATATGAACGACACTTGCAGGAAGCGCGTATCTTTCAGCAAACCGAAGAATTCAAAATTTAGCTATATAGGGTTAGACTGTTTGAAAGAAGGAATAGATGGATAAATGCCTCAAAAATAAAGCTAATTGTAAGGCTTAACCAAGATTATTACCATTTTATATATGTCTTGATTTTTAAAATTTATAAAGTTGCTGTGGCCTTCAAAAAAACAGGGTTTATGCAACACTCTCCTAGGGAAGCAGGACCCTGTGAGAAAACGGGTCCTGCTTGTTTTATTGAATCTTTAGCCCGGCTGATGAAAATCGTTTTTGAGGCACTGTCGTATCTAACCTGGAAGCCGAGTTCCTCGGCAATTGTCCTTAAAGGGACCATTGTTATCGTTTTATCCCTGGTAAACGGGGGTACGTCAAATTGTTTTTCAACGCCGTTGACGGTGTACGTTTGTTGGCCAATATACATGGTGATAGAGGTGTCTTCGCGGCAAATATTTATCTGATCCGGATCAACCCAAGTAACTTCGCATCCCAGTGCTTTCGACAGGTTTCTTACCGGCACCATCGTCCTGCCTTCCACGTCGCACGGGGGGACGTCAAAAGCAACCGGCCTGCCTTCGACCAGCACGTGGATTCTCGTTGAATTATTGGGTTTTTTAAATGAGTTGTTATTTACCAAAGACTCAATATCTGAGCTGTTTAATTTGGTTAGCACGGGAATATTTGTCTGGACATTCTTGTCTACTTTGTCCTCGGAACCGCATTCTAAATTCAAATCTATTAAAGTAGCGTTCTTACTCACGTCTTTTACGTTTAACTTGAATGAACCATTGCTCTTGGCATTATTGCTGGTTTGCCGCAGTTGCCCTTCAATTTGCCCGGTAATATCCATCGCTTCCTCCTTATCCTGCACGGACAAAATTATACTGTATGTTCCATTCAAGTTTTCGTTGCCGCCGGTAAAATCGGTGTTCACCGTAAGCTTGGCGGTTGATTCCGGAGTGTCGATGAAGTTCGCCACCGCGACTAGCTTACGCTGTCCCGCCGGCAATAAGGAAACCTCGTATTTTAGTTCTTCTAAATCAATAATTCTTGCCAGATTCTCCTGTATTTTTTCGGGTTTTTCCGGATATTCGCCTTTACTGACGCTGTGTTCAATTCCGGCTATTATTTCACTCTTAATGTTTTCCTTGTTTACACCGGGTTCAATAGCGGAGTCTATGTCGGCTAATATGGAAGCGAATCTTTCCTTTTCATTTACGGTTTTTTGCATAAGCGAGTATATAATATCGCATAGGCCTTGCTGGTCTATACTAAAGGTAACTTTCTGGTTGACTAACGAGGCAGAAAAATACTTATCCGGAATAGCTTCAATCACGAAAACCAGTAAATCCTTGAACCCCGGCGGTAGGTATTGCCCTTCGTGGTAAGTATATGAGTTCCAAATATCACCTATTTCGCTTCCGGTATAATAAACGTATTTTGGGATACTTATCAGTCTATCGGTTTTAAAATCCGGGTCGATATCTTTAAGTAATAACAGGGCTTCAGTTGACAGGATTAGCTTGTTGTTATCAATAAACAGGCTGCCGGAATAGTTGTTATGATTGTAAGATAAATTATAGTCTATCTCCATCTTTTTTTCGGGGGAATTGAGTTTGGTATCAAATTTCAGCTGAGAGCCGTTTAAATATTTTAACGTTTCTTCAGTCGAAATAAGTGAACCGCCGAGTGTTTTTAAAAACAGGGTTGCAGTTCCTGAAGATTTTTCAAAGAGCCCGTCCGGCGGGCTGAAAGTTGATTTTTGAATGCCGTTAAGTAACAGTTGTTTTGCCGTTAGCGCTGATTCCGCCTGGACGGGATTGATAATGCCAAGACAAAAAATAAAACAGAACAACATTAATAAAGCAAGTTTATTTTTCATAGAGTTTGTCTGTCCCTCCTATGTTAATAAATTCCTATGGATACACTTTACCATAGATTGGGCAAACATTGTAGATAAAAATTAAGTACTATTACGGCGTCACCTTTAAAAATCTATTTTGAAACGGTGCATGAACCAGTCGTCGTCGAATTTTCGCCGGGCGAAGAAAGCGCGCCGCTGTTCCATCGCGCCGTCTTGTAAAACTCTCCTTGTTATTTTTTTAAGTCTAGTTTTGAATTGAACTAGTTCAAGAGTTTTACCGATGCGATTAAAATTGAAATGTGAGTAAGCCATGCGCAGCAGATTGTAATGTACATGGTCAAATGTTACGGAATAAGGATGTTTATTCCGGAATAAATGTAGTATTTTAACTGACGGATTTACATATAACCTGTATCCGAAGAGCCATAGCTTAAGAGAAATTTCTACATCCTCATACCCCCAAACAATGAAGCCGCTGTCGAACCCACCTACTTGGCGGAATGTTTCGGCACGGACTGCCAGGCACCCACCCGGCAACAGAGGTACGGTTGTAATCTCCAAATTAGTTGGTG belongs to Pelotomaculum isophthalicicum JI and includes:
- a CDS encoding restriction endonuclease subunit S, coding for MDILVYDGDVPFLMIECKTWGQEYEREHKKMLRDGGQLFSYYTQDRATKYLCLYTSRLGKTVEYKNSIVVVEDNWRELSGTKEIYEYWNKNFKDNGIFENYSAPYDVKHKALTYGMLRTLKEEDSGKIYNQIMEILRHNAISDKPNAFNKLLNLFVCKIIDENKNADDELEFQWLETDSDESLQMRLNDLYKEGMWRFLEIDVIDHSEDEVSQALEGIDNEAQKQRLKDMFRDARLKKSPNFAFVEVLDNKTFELNAKIVREIVELLQVYKFRYDQKHEFLGNFFELLLNASMKQEAGQFFTPVPITRFIISSLPLKEFVQKRIDNRERDTLPVVMDYACGSGHFLTEYMSQMQDIIDTKINISKALPSVRNYFQSWQGLTKFLWARDSVYGIDLDNRLVKTTKVSAFFNGDGEATIVWANGLGNFEKSDEYRGKLKQISTLDRKNNGQFDILISNPPYSVEAFKSMLKYGSETFELFDHITDNSSEIECLFIERMKQLLKVGGWAGIILPSSILSNGGIHSRAREIIFKYFNVKAIVELGSGTFMKTGTNTVVLFLERRSDNDSIAISRAIDTFFANKKDVTVAGIEYAFSKYVTNVYDDLYFEDYISFLNSNASSRMVKHELFADYAKVFGDDVYAKAFEIEKEKMLYFLLTYSQNIVLVKTGKKQKEKEFLGYEFSERRGHEGMKRLPGGTKLYDESGDLLNPQKANSYIYNAFLGKEVDIDESLSQNVSYGRMSGFIDYGTGKFDRVVNLNKRIKIVSSYPMVKLSEVAEKLFAGGDLPKGRYSLNETPEYKIPIFANSVEKDGLYGYTDIAKVDEECVTISARGTIGFVKARKAPFYPIVRLLVLVPKKDFAISKYLEYIISHMGVNQFGVNIPQLTVPQVSEIKIPIPPLEVQKKIVAEIEAIENEENATKEQIESGKDNINLIIDNCFNSGFAMTKLGSIVQYSEERIDYQKLSAKNYIGVDNLLPNIGGKVDSQYLPTTGSVTAYKQSDILLSNIRPYLKKIWFANNDGGSSNDVLVLTVVSKDIIPKYVYYNLATNDFFDYEMQNIKGVKMPRAKKDTILNYQIPLPLLEKQKEIVSEIEKHEAEIGTLKGRLGELKSIKDGVLKKYL
- a CDS encoding transposase; amino-acid sequence: MLGHKNNQLKFTDIDILQAWEQKPIVPEDSVYYGLSQANEIFKDELFADAYSFSGRPSIPPSRLIKVLLLQFYDKVSDREAENRARYDLRWKVALGIYIAESGFNYSALSRFRARLLLHKKEHIAFEEILDAVIAKGLLPGNCARQIMDSTYVLGAGAVQDTYTLIRMAIRKLQTTSG
- a CDS encoding transposase; protein product: MVKDRIISTNDPEMRHGRKSSARKFDGYKTHTAMETDNNFITEIEVTPGNVHDCEAAAPLVDQQPEERKPDTVLCDMAYGTGQNREDMEKRQVKIICPVPTDSGRNGCFPKSAFKIDLDAQTCQCPAGKIVTEKIYDKKTNRLKVFVFSQEQCQNCPLLNQCTKSKKGRRTITVNQYERHLQEARIFQQTEEFKI
- a CDS encoding copper amine oxidase N-terminal domain-containing protein; the encoded protein is MKNKLALLMLFCFIFCLGIINPVQAESALTAKQLLLNGIQKSTFSPPDGLFEKSSGTATLFLKTLGGSLISTEETLKYLNGSQLKFDTKLNSPEKKMEIDYNLSYNHNNYSGSLFIDNNKLILSTEALLLLKDIDPDFKTDRLISIPKYVYYTGSEIGDIWNSYTYHEGQYLPPGFKDLLVFVIEAIPDKYFSASLVNQKVTFSIDQQGLCDIIYSLMQKTVNEKERFASILADIDSAIEPGVNKENIKSEIIAGIEHSVSKGEYPEKPEKIQENLARIIDLEELKYEVSLLPAGQRKLVAVANFIDTPESTAKLTVNTDFTGGNENLNGTYSIILSVQDKEEAMDITGQIEGQLRQTSNNAKSNGSFKLNVKDVSKNATLIDLNLECGSEDKVDKNVQTNIPVLTKLNSSDIESLVNNNSFKKPNNSTRIHVLVEGRPVAFDVPPCDVEGRTMVPVRNLSKALGCEVTWVDPDQINICREDTSITMYIGQQTYTVNGVEKQFDVPPFTRDKTITMVPLRTIAEELGFQVRYDSASKTIFISRAKDSIKQAGPVFSQGPASLGECCINPVFLKATATL